The proteins below are encoded in one region of Clostridium cylindrosporum DSM 605:
- a CDS encoding TetR/AcrR family transcriptional regulator — MKKNPKVMTKTKQDLIDAFWTLYCEKRIEKITVKEITQKAGYNRSTFYEYFIDIYDVLEQIETSIIPNVNELPPIAMLEGNLGMPLDIFMELYEKNHKYYSVLLGDNGDAAFASKLKNSIKPMLQEALKYQVKISEKELDFILEYILSAMIGIMSYWFKQDKVISNEKLISLINEIMENGVMSILSK; from the coding sequence ATGAAAAAGAACCCTAAAGTTATGACTAAAACAAAACAAGATTTAATTGATGCATTTTGGACACTTTATTGTGAAAAACGAATAGAGAAAATTACTGTAAAAGAGATAACACAAAAAGCTGGATATAATCGCAGTACTTTCTATGAATACTTTATTGATATTTATGATGTTCTTGAACAAATTGAAACTTCCATTATCCCTAATGTTAATGAGCTACCTCCAATAGCTATGTTAGAAGGAAATTTAGGCATGCCCTTAGATATTTTTATGGAGTTATATGAGAAAAATCATAAATATTATTCTGTGCTACTTGGAGATAATGGTGATGCTGCCTTTGCAAGTAAACTAAAAAACTCTATAAAGCCAATGTTACAAGAAGCACTAAAGTATCAGGTAAAGATTAGTGAAAAAGAACTTGATTTTATTTTGGAGTATATACTTTCTGCTATGATTGGTATTATGAGTTACTGGTTTAAACAAGATAAAGTTATATCTAATGAAAAGTTAATTTCTCTTATAAATGAAATAATGGAAAATGGGGTTATGAGTATATTGAGCAAGTAA